GTCATTAAGAGAGACCGAGATGGGAAAATATCATGGCATGCCTTTGATCCTATATACCAGCTTTGGCAGCCCCTCCCTCCTGTGCCTAAGGAATATTCTGAAGCCCTTGGGTTTGGTTGTGCTGTTCTAAGCGGCTGTCACCTCTATTTGTTTGGTGGCAAAGACCCACTAAAGGGATCAATGAGACGagttattttttatagtgcCAGGACAAATAAATGGCACCGTGCCCCGGATATGCTTCGTCGGCGACATTTCTTTGGCTCATGTGTCATAAACAATTGCTTGTATGTAGCAGGTGGAGAGAATGAGGGTGTGCACCGGTCCTTGAGATCAGCTGAAGTCTATGACCCTAACAAGAATCGGTGGTCCTTTATTGCGGATATGAGCACTGCAATGTTGCCCTTTATTGGGGTTGTCTATGAGGGCAAGTGGTTTTTGAAGGGGCTTGGTTCTCATAGACAGGTTCTAAGTGAGGTATACCAACCAGAAACTGACAGCTGGGACTCTGTTTATGATGGAATGGTTACAGGCTGGAGGAACCCAAGTACTTCCCTTAACGGGCACCTTTATGCTTTGGACTGTAAGGATGGCTGCAAACTTAGGGTCTATGATGAAGAAACTGATTCCTGGAGCAAGCATATTGACAGTAAAATGCATTTGGGGAATTCTAGGGCTTTGGAGGCAGCTGCTCTTCTTCCCCTTAATGGAAAATTGTGTATCATAAGAAATAATATGAGCATTTCTCTGGTTGATGTTTCAAAAACAGAAGATGCAAGGGGGCCGACAGCTGAACATTTATGGGAAACTATAGCAGGGAAAGGACAGTTCAAAACTATGGTCACAAATCTCTTGTCCAGCCTTGCGGGCAGGAGCCGCCTGAAAAGTCACATTGTGCACTGCCAGGTTCTTCAAGCTTAGGGCTGTATATCAGAACCACAGGTGCTCTGAACTTTTTGATGTCTCTATGTATTTTATGGGCTATAACGTGCACAGAAAGCTAAAACCTTGCCTAATTCGTTGTTGTTGATGCACATAGATCTGTTGTTGTAGGTTCATATTGAAAGTAGAAATCATGTTTACCATGAGGGGTTCTAGATGGATGAGGATGTTTGTTTTGCTAGACTTTTTAgtattacaatatatatataatataatacacaGTTGTTTAGATGTTGAAAAGTGAAGACCCATTTCTGACTAACTAGGTATGTTTCTTGCTATTGTTATAGATCTAGTTTTTAAAGGGGTAAAATGCATTGACAGCCTTTGAACGTTTATCTAGTTGCACTAACTTCTTTAGACTAAAATTATAGCCAATTTAGTACTTAAAACGATTGAAAAGTAGCAAATAGCCCCATCATCCTGTCTGCATTCCTTCCAAATTGATAGCTAAAGTTACTATGTGCTAGCCATGGGGCCAGCAGAAGCTTGAACAGTTAATGATTTACATGTGCGAAACTCAGCAATTAATCAAGTTGAACAGGGCTCATACTCGGCTTGGCCAACCCTACTTATTCAAATATACCATATTTCCTAACATTTACCATGTCCTGTTAACCATTCCAGTTACTTAGGCTTAAAAACAAATGTGTACTGTAATCTTGACTACCAGATGCTGTACTCCAAATTCCAAAGCAATATGATTTCTGCAGATTGTTCTGTGGAGTCAAATGTCTGGCTTACCCCTCTCATTAGTTCCGTAGGTTAATCAGAAGTACCTAAACTATCAAGAATCCTAACCTGAGAAGCATAAGAAATAGAATTTGAATAAAGATAATCTCCATGCACATTTTGAGCTAGATTTTGTAGAAACTTATTCTTTAATTCTTCGGATTCATGCAGATAATTAATTTAGTCAATAGTACTGAATatcatattcaaatttttttcttattggcTTTTGAGTATCCGATCAGAGACAATTAGCAACATTTAAAACGTTTCTACTTATTGAAATTAGTCTATATCCATATCTTATTTATCCTCACTTCCATGTAGTATTAGGATATTgcataacttcttcttttttttttttttttttttgagaaacaacatTGCATAACTTTCTTGATACATGCTATCAGATTACTGTTTTGAAACCagagttattaaaaataaagaaaacaaatgtgGTTATTCAATAGAAGTCCTAGGACATAGATGATTGCCTGAATCTAAGACTATCTTATTACAGAGAGGATGCATGTGATATCTTGTCCTGGCTTTGCAATTGAATAATTATGCTCTTTCTACTAAGGACTAAAGGTCCATTTGGGTAGTGCGGTTGCGTCCGCGTTTGGCAAGTTTtgggcgttttttttttttttttaagtccaacACGTTATACACTGTTCATTGGtcatgaacagtgattttaAGCCAATGAACAGTGCTGAACagtaataaacaaatata
This DNA window, taken from Quercus robur chromosome 2, dhQueRobu3.1, whole genome shotgun sequence, encodes the following:
- the LOC126715354 gene encoding F-box/kelch-repeat protein At1g55270-like, encoding MDRMIQPPLVDTTACLCRVDAGLKTVAGAKKYVPGSKLCLQPDIKPSIHPTRSKPSRGDRSRNQSPLLPGLPDDLAIACLIRVPRVEHRKLRLVCKRWYRLLAGNFFYSLRKSLGIAEEWIYVIKRDRDGKISWHAFDPIYQLWQPLPPVPKEYSEALGFGCAVLSGCHLYLFGGKDPLKGSMRRVIFYSARTNKWHRAPDMLRRRHFFGSCVINNCLYVAGGENEGVHRSLRSAEVYDPNKNRWSFIADMSTAMLPFIGVVYEGKWFLKGLGSHRQVLSEVYQPETDSWDSVYDGMVTGWRNPSTSLNGHLYALDCKDGCKLRVYDEETDSWSKHIDSKMHLGNSRALEAAALLPLNGKLCIIRNNMSISLVDVSKTEDARGPTAEHLWETIAGKGQFKTMVTNLLSSLAGRSRLKSHIVHCQVLQA